A stretch of the Arthrobacter stackebrandtii genome encodes the following:
- the murJ gene encoding murein biosynthesis integral membrane protein MurJ, producing MSNEERVQIPPKPTWAPRSARPTVDTSMFAVVQANPQSAMMVGPATGALPIIDMDNEGEGEAPGGAAPSAVRSSASLALGTMASRILGFLKGIVLSIAIIGSPVADIFEAANYLPNLIFIMIAGGVFNAVLIPQIAKASREADGGTEFISRLLTVGITGLLGLTALVLVLVVPLMGLTMSFTGKNMQLAIIFGLFLLPQIFFYGLYSLLGQVLNAHDSFKAYAWAPVLNNVVAIAGLLVFILVAGSEANSHHTVDNWTLGETAMLAGTATLGIVIQAAALIIPVHRLGLNLRPRFGLKGTGLGSTAKIATWTMGTMIIGNLFFLVILRVATIPTDSDPQSATSNPGILVLNRATELYIMPHSIIALSIATVMFTAMAHAAARNDSSGVRDSLAAALRTTGIATVFAGIALLVLSGPFGMLFSGNQPDVGRQVAITLAILAIGAPFYSINFILNRVFYAQENAKTPFIIQCIMVAIGLCTALYAGSLPHEWIIYGLALSYTISNVAAAVISHFFLRAKIGDYGQGLVMRAHMRYLVAALAAGVAGELLLRLFGSSSSDGFMWQSITASAIVLAVVGTVMAVLYFVILKQMRIPEVDALMNPVLSKVKSRLPGR from the coding sequence ATGTCTAACGAAGAACGGGTACAAATCCCGCCAAAACCCACGTGGGCGCCGCGATCTGCGCGGCCCACCGTGGACACTTCCATGTTTGCCGTGGTGCAGGCCAATCCGCAGTCCGCCATGATGGTCGGCCCCGCCACGGGGGCCCTGCCCATCATCGACATGGACAACGAGGGGGAGGGTGAAGCCCCCGGCGGTGCCGCGCCCAGCGCGGTGCGGTCCAGCGCGTCCCTGGCCCTGGGCACCATGGCATCGCGCATCTTGGGGTTCCTCAAGGGCATCGTGCTCAGCATCGCCATCATCGGCAGCCCTGTGGCGGACATCTTTGAAGCGGCGAACTACCTGCCCAACCTCATCTTCATCATGATCGCCGGCGGCGTGTTCAATGCAGTGTTGATCCCACAGATCGCCAAGGCCAGCCGCGAGGCCGACGGCGGCACTGAGTTCATTTCCCGGCTCTTGACCGTGGGCATCACCGGGCTCTTGGGATTGACGGCCCTTGTCTTGGTGCTGGTGGTTCCGCTCATGGGCCTGACCATGTCCTTTACAGGCAAGAACATGCAACTGGCCATCATCTTTGGCCTGTTCCTGCTGCCCCAGATCTTCTTTTACGGGTTGTACTCATTGTTGGGCCAGGTGCTCAACGCCCATGATTCCTTCAAGGCCTACGCCTGGGCGCCCGTCCTCAACAACGTGGTGGCCATCGCCGGGCTGCTGGTCTTCATCCTGGTGGCCGGCAGCGAGGCCAACAGCCATCACACCGTGGACAACTGGACCCTGGGTGAAACGGCGATGCTCGCAGGCACCGCCACGCTGGGCATTGTCATCCAGGCGGCGGCTCTGATCATCCCTGTGCACCGGCTCGGGCTCAACCTGCGTCCGCGGTTTGGATTGAAGGGTACGGGCCTTGGCTCCACCGCGAAGATCGCCACCTGGACCATGGGCACCATGATCATCGGCAACCTGTTCTTCCTGGTCATCCTCCGTGTTGCGACCATCCCCACGGACAGCGACCCCCAATCGGCCACCTCGAATCCGGGCATCCTGGTCCTGAACCGCGCCACCGAGCTGTACATCATGCCGCACTCGATCATCGCGCTGTCCATCGCCACCGTCATGTTTACGGCCATGGCCCATGCTGCCGCCCGCAATGACTCCTCGGGGGTGCGTGACTCCCTGGCCGCGGCCTTGCGCACCACGGGAATCGCCACGGTCTTCGCCGGGATCGCCCTGTTGGTGCTGTCGGGACCCTTCGGCATGCTCTTCTCAGGCAACCAGCCCGACGTCGGCCGGCAGGTGGCGATCACCCTCGCCATCCTCGCGATCGGCGCCCCTTTTTACAGCATCAATTTCATCCTCAACCGTGTGTTTTATGCGCAGGAAAACGCCAAGACGCCATTCATCATTCAGTGCATCATGGTGGCCATTGGTTTATGCACCGCACTGTACGCGGGATCACTGCCGCACGAATGGATCATTTACGGATTGGCGCTCAGCTACACCATCAGCAATGTGGCTGCCGCAGTTATCAGCCATTTCTTCCTGAGGGCGAAGATCGGCGACTACGGCCAAGGACTCGTCATGCGCGCCCACATGCGCTACCTGGTGGCGGCCCTCGCAGCCGGCGTTGCGGGCGAGCTGCTCCTGCGGCTCTTTGGCAGTTCATCCAGCGACGGCTTCATGTGGCAGTCCATTACTGCCTCGGCAATCGTCCTCGCCGTTGTGGGCACCGTGATGGCGGTCCTCTATTTCGTCATCCTCAAGCAGATGCGGATTCCAGAGGTGGATGCCCTGATGAATCCCGTCCTGTCCAAGGTCAAGAGCCGCCTGCCGGGGCGCTAA
- a CDS encoding NUDIX hydrolase produces MVHPVPRAPKRNPLPPALGSQGMPAAPVPSQLPTMEEVSAGGVVVEMHDGAPRVAIIARINRGGRLEWCLPKGHPEGVETHAQAAVREIEEETGIAGDVLAPLGSIDYWFTVSGHRVHKTVHHFLLRATGGFLTIENDPDHEAVDVAWVPLDELARKLSFPNERRITDLARELLPEHF; encoded by the coding sequence ATGGTCCACCCCGTGCCGCGCGCGCCGAAGAGGAACCCGTTGCCGCCGGCACTGGGGTCCCAAGGCATGCCCGCGGCACCGGTCCCCAGCCAGCTGCCCACCATGGAGGAAGTCTCCGCCGGCGGCGTGGTGGTGGAGATGCACGACGGCGCCCCCCGGGTTGCGATTATTGCCCGCATCAACCGCGGTGGCCGGCTTGAGTGGTGCCTGCCGAAGGGCCATCCCGAAGGCGTGGAAACCCATGCCCAGGCCGCCGTGCGGGAGATTGAGGAAGAGACCGGCATCGCCGGGGACGTGCTGGCCCCGCTCGGCAGCATCGACTACTGGTTCACCGTCAGCGGCCACCGCGTGCACAAAACGGTCCACCACTTCCTGCTGCGGGCCACCGGCGGGTTCCTCACCATTGAGAATGACCCCGACCACGAGGCCGTGGATGTGGCCTGGGTTCCGCTTGACGAATTGGCCCGGAAGCTGTCGTTTCCCAATGAACGGCGCATCACGGACCTTGCCCGCGAACTGCTGCCGGAGCACTTTTAG